A genomic region of Mycobacterium senriense contains the following coding sequences:
- a CDS encoding helix-turn-helix domain-containing protein, which produces MRKAGTAPLSNAAAAAAITEKTGVSISPAYLWQLRSGIKRNPTVAHLRAIAEFFGVPASYLIDRDPDQKIDAQLTLIQALRDVGVRDLAVRTSGLTPEAITSLAAMVDEVRKLQDLPAIPREGR; this is translated from the coding sequence ATGCGGAAGGCCGGTACGGCCCCGCTGTCCAACGCCGCCGCCGCGGCCGCGATCACCGAGAAAACCGGCGTATCAATCAGTCCGGCGTATCTGTGGCAGCTGAGAAGCGGCATTAAAAGAAACCCGACGGTCGCGCATTTGCGGGCGATCGCAGAGTTTTTCGGGGTGCCGGCGTCCTACCTGATCGATCGAGACCCAGACCAGAAGATCGACGCACAGCTGACCTTGATCCAAGCGCTGCGCGACGTCGGCGTGCGGGATTTGGCGGTGCGCACGTCCGGACTTACTCCGGAGGCCATAACGAGTTTGGCGGCCATGGTCGACGAGGTCCGTAAACTCCAAGACCTGCCGGCGATACCTCGCGAAGGGCGGTGA
- a CDS encoding helix-turn-helix domain-containing protein yields MRTAGTAPLSNAAAAAAITEKTGVSISPAYLWQLRSGIKRNPTVAHLRAIAEFFGVPASYLIDRDTDPAIDAQLNLLQALRDNGVRDLAARASGLTPQALKSVAAIIDHLRELERLPPIASPRADQSE; encoded by the coding sequence ATGCGCACGGCCGGTACGGCCCCGCTGTCCAACGCCGCCGCCGCGGCCGCGATCACCGAGAAAACCGGCGTATCAATCAGTCCGGCGTATCTGTGGCAGCTGAGAAGCGGCATTAAAAGAAACCCGACGGTCGCGCATTTACGGGCGATCGCAGAGTTTTTCGGGGTGCCGGCGTCCTATCTGATCGATCGAGACACGGACCCGGCCATCGACGCGCAACTCAACCTCCTGCAAGCATTACGCGACAACGGCGTGCGCGACCTGGCAGCGCGTGCATCTGGGCTGACTCCCCAGGCACTCAAGAGCGTGGCAGCGATCATCGATCACCTTCGCGAACTCGAGCGACTGCCCCCGATCGCCTCTCCTCGAGCGGACCAATCCGAATAG
- a CDS encoding pseudouridine synthase, with protein sequence MAVRPAPLPVRDGLGPARVRLRGGPVLAELAARFGAQARAKVLAGEVVGADGAVIDASTVLPAGASVYLYRELPDEVPVPFGIPVLHRDADIVVVDKPHFLATMPRGRHVAQTAQVRLRRELGLPELSPAHRLDRLTAGVLLFTTRREVRGAYQTLFSRGLVTKTYLARAGVDPELELPRVVKNRIIKRRGHLQAVCEPGVPNAETRVELVAPDGLYRLTPRTGRTHQLRLHMASLGIPIEGDPLYPNVIDVARDDFSAPLRLLAQRIEFTDPLTGDRREFVSRRVGP encoded by the coding sequence ATGGCAGTGCGGCCGGCGCCGCTGCCCGTGCGGGACGGGCTCGGCCCGGCGCGGGTGCGGCTGCGCGGCGGGCCGGTGCTGGCCGAACTCGCCGCCCGGTTCGGCGCGCAGGCCCGCGCCAAGGTGCTGGCCGGTGAGGTCGTCGGCGCCGACGGCGCGGTAATCGACGCCAGCACAGTGCTTCCCGCCGGCGCGAGTGTCTACCTGTACCGCGAGCTGCCGGACGAGGTGCCCGTCCCGTTCGGCATCCCGGTGCTGCATCGTGACGCCGACATCGTGGTCGTCGACAAACCGCACTTCCTGGCCACCATGCCGCGCGGACGCCACGTCGCGCAGACCGCGCAGGTGCGGCTGCGGCGGGAACTGGGGTTGCCCGAGCTGAGCCCGGCGCACCGGCTCGACCGGCTGACCGCCGGGGTACTGCTGTTCACCACGCGGCGCGAGGTGCGCGGCGCCTACCAGACGCTGTTCTCCCGCGGGTTGGTCACCAAGACGTATCTGGCCCGGGCCGGCGTCGACCCGGAGCTGGAGCTGCCCCGCGTGGTGAAGAACCGAATCATCAAGCGCCGCGGCCACTTACAGGCCGTCTGCGAACCCGGTGTGCCCAACGCGGAGACCCGCGTGGAGCTGGTGGCCCCGGACGGGCTGTACCGGCTCACGCCGCGCACCGGGCGCACCCACCAGCTGCGCCTGCACATGGCCTCGCTGGGAATACCTATCGAAGGTGATCCGTTGTATCCCAACGTTATTGACGTCGCGCGCGATGACTTCAGTGCCCCGCTGCGGCTGTTGGCGCAGCGCATCGAGTTCACCGATCCGCTGACCGGCGATCGGCGTGAGTTCGTCAGCCGCCGGGTTGGCCCCTGA